Proteins from a genomic interval of Halomonas alkaliantarctica:
- a CDS encoding cytochrome b/b6 domain-containing protein, whose amino-acid sequence MRDKVAIEVWDGWIRLFHWGLVAAVLVSFYTTKTSGAPFLFPVEVHAQAGYLVIGLLIFRWLWGALGSVYARFKTFLYPLGKTVAYSNTLLKRQPSAYASHNPLGGWMVVLMLLSLSFQAVSGLFLSDDIFFQAPLYGLFGDGVGSQLRALHQLNSDLLIILIGLHLAGLIVHRLLGESLLAAMFVGAKRFRQQPVDGRNEPLNTATLRIRALGTLLIAAGVVLWLWFY is encoded by the coding sequence ATGCGCGATAAGGTAGCGATTGAGGTATGGGATGGTTGGATTCGCCTGTTTCACTGGGGCTTAGTGGCGGCGGTGTTGGTCTCTTTTTATACCACCAAGACCAGCGGTGCGCCCTTCCTATTCCCGGTTGAAGTGCACGCACAAGCAGGCTACTTGGTAATAGGGCTGCTCATATTCCGCTGGTTGTGGGGTGCACTAGGCAGTGTGTATGCGAGATTTAAAACGTTTTTATATCCACTCGGTAAAACAGTCGCCTATTCCAATACGCTCCTCAAGCGCCAACCCAGCGCTTATGCCAGCCACAATCCGCTAGGTGGCTGGATGGTGGTATTGATGCTGCTCTCGCTGAGTTTTCAAGCAGTGAGTGGCTTGTTCTTAAGTGACGATATCTTTTTTCAGGCGCCGCTCTATGGCTTGTTTGGTGATGGGGTGGGCAGCCAACTTAGAGCCTTGCATCAGCTCAATAGTGATCTTCTCATCATCCTGATCGGGCTGCATCTCGCTGGTCTTATCGTACATCGGCTGCTGGGTGAATCGCTTTTAGCGGCGATGTTTGTGGGTGCCAAACGTTTTCGCCAGCAGCCTGTCGATGGGCGTAATGAGCCGCTTAATACAGCCACGCTACGTATACGCGCGCTGGGTACGTTACTTATCGCCGCTGGCGTCGTCTTATGGCTATGGTTTTATTGA
- the pdxH gene encoding pyridoxamine 5'-phosphate oxidase, protein MTRNIADIRRDYEGGKLDESQAPDDPLVLFDEWFTLALEKEGQDGNAMTLATVDSQGRPHARVVLLKGFDERGMVFFTNYHSHKGSELSNVPFAAMTFWWPSLSRQVRIEGPVEQISADESDEYFASRPRGSQLGAWIATQSVVIPGRKWIEERQKRFEQAYDGQDIPRPIHWGGYRITPEMIEFWQGQPSRLHDRLRFERRDGGEWSRFRMAP, encoded by the coding sequence ATGACACGTAACATAGCCGATATCAGGCGTGATTATGAAGGCGGCAAGTTAGATGAGTCCCAGGCACCCGACGATCCACTCGTGTTATTCGATGAGTGGTTCACCCTTGCGTTGGAAAAAGAGGGTCAAGATGGCAACGCCATGACGCTAGCTACCGTTGATAGCCAGGGCCGCCCCCACGCTCGAGTGGTGCTTTTAAAGGGATTTGATGAGCGCGGCATGGTGTTTTTCACCAATTACCACAGCCATAAGGGCAGTGAATTGAGCAATGTGCCCTTCGCGGCCATGACGTTCTGGTGGCCTTCACTCTCCCGTCAGGTGCGCATCGAAGGCCCTGTTGAACAGATTTCAGCCGATGAGTCTGATGAGTACTTTGCCAGCCGCCCCCGTGGCAGCCAATTGGGCGCTTGGATTGCGACTCAAAGCGTGGTGATTCCTGGCCGCAAATGGATCGAAGAACGTCAAAAGCGCTTTGAACAAGCCTACGATGGCCAGGACATCCCTCGCCCGATCCACTGGGGGGGCTATCGTATCACTCCAGAAATGATCGAGTTTTGGCAGGGCCAGCCTAGCCGCTTACACGATCGTCTACGCTTTGAGCGTCGCGACGGCGGTGAATGGAGCCGTTTCCGCATGGCGCCATAA